In Dehalococcoidia bacterium, one DNA window encodes the following:
- a CDS encoding acetyltransferase translates to MEITQSSRSAEARSAIGPAPRIHPTAVIRDSVLGEWTSVGAETSIVESTIGDYTYLVDHCQVIYAEIGRFCSIASHVRINPGNHPLWRVTSHHMTYRRAAYGFGEDDAAFFAWRRAHPVRIGHDVWIGHGAIILPGVTIGNGAAIGAGAVVTKDVPPYMVVAGVPARPIRERFPPAIAEQIERSAWWNWSREELEERIDDLCDLERFLRRFGGSREERDVSSA, encoded by the coding sequence ATGGAGATCACCCAGTCGTCTCGATCAGCGGAAGCGCGCTCGGCCATCGGCCCTGCGCCGCGCATCCATCCCACCGCCGTCATCCGCGACAGTGTCCTCGGCGAGTGGACCTCTGTCGGCGCAGAAACATCGATCGTCGAATCGACGATCGGCGACTATACCTACCTCGTCGATCACTGTCAGGTGATCTATGCCGAGATCGGCCGGTTCTGCTCGATTGCGTCCCACGTCCGCATTAACCCCGGCAATCATCCGCTCTGGCGCGTGACCAGCCATCACATGACCTACCGGCGCGCCGCCTACGGGTTTGGCGAGGATGATGCAGCGTTCTTTGCTTGGCGGCGCGCGCATCCGGTGCGCATCGGCCACGATGTCTGGATCGGGCACGGCGCGATCATTCTGCCGGGAGTAACGATCGGCAACGGCGCCGCGATCGGCGCGGGAGCGGTGGTGACGAAGGATGTTCCCCCCTATATGGTCGTCGCGGGGGTGCCGGCGCGCCCGATCCGAGAGCGGTTTCCCCCCGCCATCGCCGAGCAGATCGAGCGATCGGCGTGGTGGAACTGGAGCCGCGAGGAGTTAGAAGAGCGCATCGACGACCTGTGCGACCTCGAGCGGTTCCTGCGCCGTTTCGGCGGCTCCCGCGAGGAGCGGGACGTCAGCTCGGCCTGA
- a CDS encoding ATP-binding cassette domain-containing protein — protein sequence MTATSAGPWALRVIGLGKRFGPGCEFCLAETGPEVGRSTCPRCGTVVACAGVSFDLRPGRTLGIVGESGSGKTTVLRCLNGDLTPTEGIALLGSVGGGERDIFSVSAQERRQIRNFHLGMVYQSAREGLNLRISAGGNIAERLLAAEWREVAAIRRRAMTLLERMEVPRSRMDHPPSTFSGGMQQRVQIAKAIANGPSVVLLDEMTSGLDVSVQAGVLDLIQEIQRTERMAMVVVSHDLGVVRLLCERTIVMKNGRIVEAGLTDQILEDPQHPYTQLLVSSINT from the coding sequence ATGACTGCGACATCGGCAGGCCCTTGGGCGCTCCGGGTGATTGGGCTGGGCAAGCGGTTTGGCCCGGGCTGTGAGTTCTGTCTGGCCGAAACCGGGCCGGAGGTCGGCCGCTCGACCTGCCCCCGCTGCGGCACCGTCGTCGCCTGCGCCGGCGTTTCGTTCGACCTGCGGCCGGGCCGCACGCTTGGGATTGTCGGCGAAAGCGGGAGCGGCAAGACCACCGTTCTGCGCTGCCTCAATGGCGATCTCACCCCAACAGAAGGGATCGCGCTGCTCGGCTCAGTTGGCGGCGGGGAACGCGACATCTTCTCTGTCAGCGCGCAGGAACGGCGCCAGATCCGCAACTTCCACCTCGGCATGGTCTACCAGTCGGCCCGCGAGGGCCTCAACCTGCGGATCAGCGCCGGCGGCAACATCGCTGAGCGGCTGCTCGCTGCTGAATGGCGCGAGGTGGCGGCGATCCGGCGGCGAGCGATGACCCTCCTCGAGCGGATGGAGGTGCCGCGCTCGCGGATGGACCATCCGCCGTCGACTTTCAGCGGCGGGATGCAGCAGCGCGTCCAGATCGCCAAGGCGATCGCGAACGGGCCGTCAGTCGTTCTGCTCGACGAGATGACGTCGGGGCTCGATGTCTCCGTTCAGGCTGGTGTCCTCGACCTTATCCAAGAGATTCAGCGCACCGAACGGATGGCGATGGTGGTGGTCTCGCATGACCTCGGCGTCGTTCGCCTGCTCTGCGAGCGCACGATCGTCATGAAGAACGGCCGCATCGTCGAAGCCGGGCTGACCGACCAAATTCTCGAAGATCCTCAGCATCCCTATACCCAGCTGCTTGTCAGCTCGATCAACACCTAA
- a CDS encoding ATP-binding cassette domain-containing protein: MTVVHLSIRDLTKRFVLHLLGGKTVVGFEGISFDVAEGQFLGLAGPSGSGKSSLLKAIYGTYLVQSGAMLYRRSDGVIVDLATADEETKLDLRQQELAFVSQFLRPAPRVKAIDLAARPLIAKGVEDAEARERVAALFDRLRLPRELWESYPALFSGGEQQRVNLARALALRPRLLLLDEPTSALDPSLQQTVVDLLAEERSRGVTMIGVMHDEALLRRLADEVIRLDRGRLAQPRAAGARWS; encoded by the coding sequence ATGACCGTCGTCCATCTCTCCATCCGCGATCTCACAAAACGGTTTGTGCTGCACCTGCTTGGCGGGAAAACGGTCGTCGGCTTTGAAGGGATCTCGTTCGATGTCGCTGAGGGGCAGTTTCTAGGACTAGCCGGTCCGAGCGGCAGCGGCAAGTCATCGCTTTTGAAGGCGATTTACGGCACCTACCTCGTGCAGTCAGGGGCTATGCTCTATCGCCGGAGCGATGGGGTGATTGTCGATCTCGCGACTGCCGACGAAGAGACCAAACTCGATCTCCGTCAGCAGGAACTCGCTTTTGTCTCCCAATTCTTGCGCCCCGCGCCGCGGGTGAAGGCGATCGACCTTGCGGCTCGTCCGCTCATTGCCAAAGGGGTGGAAGATGCCGAAGCGCGCGAGCGGGTCGCCGCCCTTTTTGATCGGCTGCGGCTGCCGCGCGAGCTCTGGGAAAGCTACCCTGCCCTCTTCTCTGGCGGCGAGCAGCAGCGTGTCAATCTTGCGCGCGCGCTCGCCCTGCGTCCGCGCTTGCTGCTGCTTGATGAGCCGACCTCAGCCCTCGACCCCTCGCTCCAGCAGACGGTGGTTGACTTGCTTGCCGAAGAGCGGAGCCGCGGCGTGACGATGATCGGCGTGATGCATGATGAAGCGCTGCTCCGGCGGCTTGCCGACGAGGTGATCCGCCTCGACCGCGGCCGACTGGCGCAACCGCGCGCAGCGGGTGCCCGGTGGAGCTGA
- a CDS encoding carbon-phosphorus lyase complex subunit PhnI: MGYTAVKGGQDAILAAERLIERLDVAPDEAAIEVRQVLSQFGAAVDRVIGEGGLYAPILAALALKQTEGDVIEAAFLLRAYRSTLPRLANAQPVSGEEMLVVRRISSAFKDIPGGQLLGRTRDYTQRLLDFRLLRDDPRLARRAADAVPPGPIGQRLPKVSATMRALGWMAPLTPRAEEPFDLTREPLRFPVPRSAWLQALARGESGAMVCLAYSAQRGFGGGGDHGTIGELRVGDLPLRVVHPLLGEPVTVGWFRATEVEMFGRASARASGERGAAASSPAQYGMSYGLVFGQHERKAIAMAMLDSSLQSGTGGGPAADPEMVLYHIDGIESTGFVEHLKLPHFVTFGSGLQLALERKEADPTLAGGRS, translated from the coding sequence ATGGGCTACACCGCCGTCAAGGGGGGACAAGACGCTATCCTCGCCGCCGAGCGCCTGATCGAGCGACTCGACGTCGCTCCGGACGAAGCGGCGATCGAAGTTCGGCAGGTGCTCTCCCAGTTCGGCGCCGCGGTCGACCGCGTGATCGGTGAGGGCGGGCTGTACGCGCCGATCCTTGCCGCTCTCGCGCTGAAGCAGACCGAAGGCGATGTCATCGAAGCAGCATTTCTGTTGCGCGCCTACCGCAGCACCTTGCCGCGTCTTGCCAATGCGCAGCCCGTCTCTGGCGAGGAGATGCTGGTCGTGCGGCGGATTTCCTCCGCCTTTAAGGATATCCCCGGGGGCCAGCTCCTCGGCCGAACCCGCGACTACACCCAACGCCTGCTCGACTTCCGCTTGCTGCGCGACGACCCGCGGCTTGCGCGCCGAGCCGCTGATGCGGTCCCGCCCGGCCCAATCGGTCAGCGGCTGCCGAAGGTGTCAGCGACAATGCGCGCCCTCGGCTGGATGGCGCCGCTCACGCCCCGGGCCGAGGAGCCGTTTGATCTCACGCGCGAGCCGCTGCGCTTTCCGGTGCCGCGGTCGGCGTGGCTTCAAGCGCTCGCGCGCGGCGAGAGCGGGGCGATGGTGTGCCTTGCCTATAGCGCCCAGCGCGGCTTCGGCGGCGGCGGCGATCACGGCACCATCGGTGAACTGCGCGTGGGAGACTTGCCGCTGCGCGTCGTCCACCCGCTTCTTGGCGAACCAGTCACAGTGGGCTGGTTTCGAGCGACAGAGGTCGAAATGTTCGGCCGAGCAAGCGCGCGGGCCTCGGGAGAACGCGGGGCTGCCGCCTCGTCGCCGGCGCAGTACGGCATGAGCTACGGGCTTGTTTTCGGCCAGCACGAACGGAAGGCGATCGCGATGGCCATGCTCGATTCGAGCCTGCAATCCGGCACCGGCGGCGGTCCCGCGGCAGACCCGGAGATGGTGCTGTATCACATCGACGGCATCGAAAGCACTGGCTTCGTCGAGCATCTCAAGCTGCCGCACTTTGTCACGTTTGGGAGCGGGCTCCAGCTGGCGCTCGAGCGCAAGGAGGCGGACCCGACGCTCGCCGGGGGGAGGAGCTGA
- a CDS encoding glycosyltransferase family 4 protein, protein MRVGIDLRLYSYRPAGIATYALNLARALARRPDEVELVVYQSRKTRQPLVKAETRILYTPCHHRFEQAALAVELFRAPIDLLHSPDFIPPFYRSFRSVISVHDLAFHFFPEFITAESRRYYGQIRRAIASADAVIVDAEAVRRDLERELGVPPERVDVIYLAPDEAFRPLPREQVEAFFAARGLPLGAIFWVGTFEGRKNVPGLLRAYARLRDAPPLLLAGRPGWLENEVERLISSLGLEGRVVFCWGPSQDDLVHLYNGASLFVFPSFYEGFGFPVLEAMACGTPVVSSNAGALAEVTGEGGLQVDPRDEEALAGAIDAVLGSSALANELRQRGFAHVARFSWDRCAEETLAVYRRVLG, encoded by the coding sequence GTGCGTGTCGGGATCGATCTTCGCCTCTATAGCTACCGTCCTGCCGGGATCGCCACCTACGCCCTCAATCTCGCCCGCGCGCTTGCCCGGCGCCCGGATGAGGTCGAGCTGGTGGTCTACCAGAGCCGCAAGACGCGCCAGCCGCTGGTGAAGGCGGAAACGCGCATCCTGTATACCCCCTGCCATCATCGGTTTGAGCAGGCAGCGCTCGCCGTCGAACTCTTTCGCGCTCCCATCGATCTCCTCCATTCGCCGGATTTCATTCCGCCGTTCTATCGCTCGTTTCGCTCGGTCATCTCTGTGCACGATCTCGCGTTCCATTTTTTTCCGGAGTTCATCACTGCCGAAAGCCGCCGCTACTACGGCCAGATCCGCCGCGCGATCGCGAGCGCCGACGCAGTGATCGTTGACGCCGAAGCGGTCCGCCGTGACCTTGAGCGCGAGCTTGGCGTGCCGCCCGAGCGCGTTGACGTGATCTATCTTGCGCCCGACGAGGCGTTCCGGCCGCTGCCGCGCGAGCAGGTGGAGGCGTTCTTCGCGGCACGCGGGCTGCCTCTGGGCGCGATCTTCTGGGTCGGCACGTTCGAAGGACGCAAGAACGTGCCCGGCCTGCTGCGCGCCTATGCCCGGCTGCGCGACGCTCCTCCGCTCCTGCTCGCCGGCCGGCCTGGCTGGCTGGAGAACGAGGTCGAGCGCCTCATCTCCTCGCTCGGTCTTGAAGGGCGGGTCGTCTTTTGCTGGGGGCCGAGCCAGGATGACCTCGTCCACCTCTACAACGGCGCGTCCCTCTTCGTCTTCCCCTCGTTCTACGAGGGCTTCGGCTTTCCTGTCCTCGAGGCGATGGCGTGCGGCACGCCAGTCGTCTCCTCCAACGCCGGGGCGCTCGCCGAAGTGACCGGCGAGGGCGGCCTCCAAGTTGACCCCCGCGATGAGGAGGCGCTCGCCGGCGCCATCGACGCTGTACTCGGCAGCTCTGCCCTCGCCAACGAGCTGCGCCAACGCGGGTTCGCGCATGTCGCCCGTTTCTCGTGGGACCGCTGCGCCGAGGAGACCCTCGCCGTCTATCGTCGGGTGCTGGGGTGA
- a CDS encoding alpha-D-ribose 1-methylphosphonate 5-phosphate C-P-lyase PhnJ has product MELQTLTARSPETGYNFGFLDELSKKAIRRALLKAVAIPGYQVPFGSRELPIARGWGTGGLQITLSLIGHGDVVKVIDQGADESVNAVNLRRLIERTSPGVKLTTATTEATIIQTRHRIPETPLRAHQILVFQVPLPEPLRVVEPREEETRRMHAEADYSRIWVALYEDIVRHGRITRAAGYPVLVNGRHIMSPSPIPRWDVPRLHQAEFLSLFGAGREKRVYAVPPWTDVEPLAFADHPFTVERFDVPCARCGSRTSFLTLIPDERNARYVCSDTEYCDEQLALQEAAR; this is encoded by the coding sequence ATGGAGCTGCAGACGCTAACCGCTCGCAGCCCGGAAACCGGCTATAACTTTGGCTTTCTCGATGAACTGAGCAAGAAAGCAATTCGGCGCGCCTTGCTCAAGGCCGTTGCTATCCCCGGCTACCAAGTGCCCTTCGGCTCGCGCGAACTGCCCATCGCTCGCGGCTGGGGCACCGGCGGTCTGCAGATCACCCTCTCGCTGATCGGGCACGGCGACGTCGTGAAGGTCATCGATCAAGGCGCCGATGAGAGCGTCAATGCCGTCAATCTGCGTCGTTTGATCGAGCGCACCTCCCCCGGAGTCAAGCTGACGACCGCTACCACCGAGGCGACAATCATTCAGACGCGCCACCGCATTCCCGAGACGCCGCTGCGGGCGCATCAGATCCTCGTCTTCCAAGTGCCGCTGCCCGAGCCGCTGCGCGTTGTCGAGCCGCGCGAGGAGGAGACGCGGCGCATGCATGCCGAAGCAGACTACAGCCGCATCTGGGTGGCGCTTTACGAAGATATCGTTCGCCACGGCCGCATCACGCGGGCCGCCGGCTACCCCGTCTTAGTCAATGGACGCCACATCATGTCGCCAAGCCCCATTCCGCGCTGGGATGTCCCTCGCTTGCATCAGGCCGAGTTCCTCTCGCTGTTCGGCGCAGGGCGAGAGAAGCGGGTCTACGCCGTGCCCCCATGGACCGATGTCGAGCCTCTCGCCTTCGCCGACCATCCTTTCACGGTGGAGCGGTTCGATGTCCCCTGCGCCCGCTGCGGCTCACGCACGTCGTTCCTAACCTTAATCCCGGATGAGCGGAATGCGCGGTACGTCTGCTCCGACACGGAGTACTGCGACGAGCAGCTCGCGCTGCAGGAGGCGGCGCGATGA
- a CDS encoding glycosyltransferase family 4 protein, producing MRILFVTPQPPFPPQKGTTLRNAALLAEAARFHEVHLLTIGDSAPPFAPRPPRLASAEAVPDLPTAVVPPPRRTAARRLADLVGSALPDLVLRLRTPAAHERFVALLRAWRPDVVQFEAVEAAGAVGPLGEAFRAAGYRPRLIYDAHNAEFALQERIWRTEIGDPRRLPFALYSLIQWRRLRRWEAGLCRAATVIAVSEGDAARLEELAGVRPVVIPNGVDTDRYAPSPSGPALNPEAPCLLFVGTLDFRPNVDAVTWFAREVLPLIVPEFPKARFVIAGRDPAPAVRALAGPHVEVVGPVEDERPLLGSASIYVVPMRSGGGMRFKVVQAMAAGVPVVTTTFGADGVAARHGEHLLMADTPAAFRDAIRRTLRDPQATRRRVARARALVVERYDWRAILPALAALYDRLAAEIQAGRAA from the coding sequence GTGAGGATCCTCTTCGTCACGCCGCAGCCACCATTCCCGCCGCAGAAGGGCACGACGCTGCGCAATGCCGCGCTCCTTGCCGAAGCTGCCCGCTTCCATGAGGTGCACCTGCTGACGATAGGGGACAGCGCCCCTCCCTTCGCTCCTCGACCGCCGAGGCTGGCGAGCGCCGAGGCCGTCCCCGACCTCCCGACAGCGGTGGTGCCGCCGCCGCGGCGGACGGCAGCGCGCCGGCTGGCGGACCTCGTCGGCAGTGCGCTGCCCGACCTCGTTCTCCGCTTGCGCACGCCGGCGGCCCACGAGCGCTTTGTCGCGCTGCTGCGCGCGTGGCGGCCGGATGTTGTCCAGTTCGAGGCGGTGGAAGCAGCTGGTGCGGTTGGCCCGCTGGGGGAGGCGTTCCGCGCCGCCGGCTATCGACCGCGGCTCATCTACGACGCGCACAACGCGGAGTTCGCCCTCCAAGAGCGCATCTGGCGCACCGAGATCGGCGACCCGCGTCGCCTGCCCTTCGCGCTCTACAGCCTCATCCAGTGGCGGCGGCTCCGCCGCTGGGAGGCCGGGCTCTGCCGGGCGGCCACCGTCATCGCAGTTTCCGAGGGAGATGCCGCCCGTCTAGAGGAACTGGCGGGCGTCCGGCCGGTCGTCATCCCGAACGGTGTTGACACCGACCGCTACGCTCCCTCGCCGAGCGGACCGGCGCTGAACCCGGAGGCGCCGTGCCTGCTCTTCGTCGGCACCCTCGACTTTCGCCCGAACGTCGATGCCGTGACCTGGTTTGCTCGCGAAGTGCTGCCGCTGATCGTTCCGGAGTTTCCTAAGGCACGCTTCGTCATCGCTGGCCGCGACCCCGCGCCGGCGGTGCGGGCGCTGGCGGGGCCGCACGTCGAGGTTGTCGGCCCGGTGGAGGATGAGCGGCCGCTTCTGGGCTCGGCGAGTATCTACGTCGTGCCGATGCGCAGCGGCGGCGGGATGCGCTTCAAGGTCGTCCAAGCGATGGCAGCTGGGGTGCCGGTTGTCACGACCACCTTCGGAGCGGACGGCGTTGCGGCGCGTCACGGCGAGCATCTGCTGATGGCCGATACCCCTGCTGCGTTTCGGGACGCGATCCGGCGCACGCTGCGCGACCCGCAAGCGACGCGCAGGCGAGTTGCGCGGGCGCGGGCGCTTGTCGTCGAACGCTACGACTGGCGGGCAATCCTGCCGGCCCTCGCTGCCCTCTACGACCGGTTGGCAGCGGAGATCCAAGCCGGGAGGGCAGCGTGA
- a CDS encoding glycosyltransferase family 39 protein: MPLESAPRALRRPWGEPRFAVLALTVILLLAFGLRVYRLDGQSLWADEGASVVMTYRSPAAILEAAAGDIHPPLYYLALRGWAELAGRTEYALRFLSVLAGVAVVALTAVVGRLLLGPAAALLGTFFAAVSPLLIYYSQETRMYEQMALLGMAAIAGSLLWWRRWDRGRPSALLPLLLVLAFAGAVLTQFFGVTAMVGATLAFVALHPSPLRWWRRWLAWAAVQGGAIVLVIPWLLYASNQLRSWEVTAERLSPLAFAERVFRFFAYGPAWDQTVTGKTIALGIALLVLAAAWSIAGPGKARRAQAVAAVVLLAVAAPLTLFGVALNRPVVPHPKFLLISVPAFCLLQGAGVAAAGAIAQRMAGRLARAQRRLPLAVGTLVVVALVGGQEYAAGRALLASYHDPKYFRDDYRGLVRYLALTSQPGDVIVLNAPGQREIFDYYYRDQLPVIGLPTQRPPDDARTVAELEQLIATARRIWLVLWASEQADPNGVVEGWLNEHAFRAYNRWYGGVRLVQYVVPIQTEAGTIQFPERVQFERGIELLGYSLAQSESRPGEALQLTLFWRATAPVDERYTVFTHLIDAAELIWGQRDAEPGSGRRPTDSWTPGETIVDRYGLPVFAGTPPGAYYIEIGLYRASDGRRLGILENGRVIADRVLLGMVTITRPERQPTVEQLFIEHPRDVPYGPLRLLGYDFHKLGFDRGATDFSSGDLAHLTLYWRAESRPTSDPPLRIEVRNDAGNSVRTVIAPVTNGLAPLTTWQVGDIVRDQHKFALDVLPGRYRLFAGLDGEPLIELGPLTVR; the protein is encoded by the coding sequence GTGCCGCTGGAGAGTGCTCCTCGCGCGCTTCGGCGTCCGTGGGGGGAGCCGCGCTTCGCGGTTCTCGCCCTGACGGTCATCCTGCTGCTCGCTTTCGGCTTGCGGGTCTATCGGCTTGATGGGCAGAGCCTCTGGGCTGACGAAGGGGCGAGCGTCGTGATGACCTATCGCTCCCCAGCGGCGATCCTCGAGGCGGCAGCCGGAGATATTCATCCGCCGCTCTACTACCTCGCTCTCCGCGGCTGGGCGGAGCTGGCGGGCCGGACGGAGTATGCGCTGCGGTTTCTCTCGGTGCTCGCTGGGGTCGCGGTCGTTGCGCTCACCGCGGTTGTGGGGCGGCTGCTGCTTGGTCCGGCGGCGGCGCTGCTTGGCACATTCTTCGCTGCCGTCTCGCCGCTGCTCATCTACTACTCCCAAGAGACGCGCATGTACGAGCAGATGGCGCTGCTTGGGATGGCAGCAATTGCGGGCAGTCTCCTCTGGTGGCGGCGCTGGGACCGCGGGCGTCCGAGTGCGCTGCTCCCGCTGCTGCTTGTGCTTGCCTTTGCTGGAGCAGTGCTTACGCAGTTCTTCGGCGTGACGGCGATGGTCGGGGCGACCCTCGCGTTCGTGGCGCTGCACCCCAGCCCGCTGCGCTGGTGGCGGCGCTGGCTTGCGTGGGCGGCAGTGCAGGGCGGCGCGATTGTGCTGGTCATCCCTTGGCTCCTCTACGCCTCGAACCAGCTGCGGAGCTGGGAGGTGACTGCCGAGCGGCTGAGCCCGCTTGCGTTCGCGGAGCGGGTCTTCCGCTTCTTCGCCTACGGGCCAGCGTGGGACCAGACCGTCACGGGAAAGACGATAGCGCTGGGGATTGCGCTGCTGGTGCTGGCGGCGGCGTGGTCTATCGCTGGACCGGGAAAGGCGCGGCGCGCACAGGCGGTGGCGGCGGTCGTGCTCCTCGCCGTGGCGGCGCCGCTCACCCTCTTTGGCGTGGCGCTCAATCGGCCGGTGGTCCCTCACCCCAAGTTCCTCCTCATTTCCGTGCCGGCCTTCTGCCTTCTGCAGGGCGCGGGCGTGGCGGCGGCAGGCGCGATCGCGCAGCGCATGGCGGGTCGGCTTGCGAGGGCGCAGCGCCGGTTGCCGCTCGCGGTAGGGACGCTCGTGGTGGTCGCCCTGGTCGGCGGGCAGGAATATGCGGCTGGGCGGGCGCTGCTGGCGAGCTATCACGACCCGAAGTACTTTCGCGATGACTATCGCGGTCTCGTTCGCTATCTTGCCCTCACCTCGCAGCCGGGCGATGTCATAGTCCTCAATGCCCCGGGCCAGCGCGAGATCTTTGACTACTACTATCGGGACCAGCTCCCGGTGATCGGGCTGCCGACGCAGCGTCCGCCCGATGATGCCCGAACGGTCGCCGAGCTCGAGCAGCTGATCGCCACCGCGCGGCGGATCTGGCTGGTGCTGTGGGCGAGCGAGCAGGCGGACCCGAACGGGGTTGTCGAAGGTTGGCTGAACGAACATGCTTTCCGCGCCTACAATCGCTGGTACGGCGGCGTTCGGCTCGTCCAGTACGTCGTTCCCATCCAAACGGAGGCGGGGACGATCCAATTCCCCGAGCGTGTCCAGTTCGAGCGCGGGATTGAGCTGCTCGGCTACTCGCTTGCCCAGAGCGAGAGCCGCCCCGGCGAGGCGCTGCAGCTGACCCTCTTCTGGCGCGCCACCGCGCCGGTCGATGAGCGGTACACCGTTTTCACCCACCTGATTGATGCGGCCGAACTGATTTGGGGGCAGCGTGATGCGGAGCCGGGGAGCGGCCGCCGCCCCACCGATTCGTGGACGCCGGGGGAAACCATTGTCGACCGCTATGGGCTGCCAGTGTTTGCGGGCACTCCGCCGGGGGCATACTACATCGAGATTGGCCTCTATCGGGCGAGCGACGGCAGGCGGCTCGGCATCCTTGAGAATGGCCGCGTCATCGCTGACCGCGTTCTGCTCGGCATGGTGACGATCACCCGCCCCGAGCGGCAGCCGACCGTCGAGCAGCTCTTCATTGAGCATCCTCGCGATGTCCCCTATGGTCCGCTTCGGCTGCTCGGCTACGACTTTCACAAGCTCGGCTTCGACCGCGGCGCCACCGACTTTTCGAGCGGCGACTTGGCGCATCTTACGCTCTACTGGCGCGCCGAGAGCCGGCCGACGAGTGACCCGCCGCTCCGCATTGAGGTGCGCAACGATGCGGGCAACTCGGTGCGCACGGTGATCGCGCCGGTGACGAACGGGCTCGCCCCGCTGACGACGTGGCAGGTTGGCGATATCGTGCGCGACCAGCACAAGTTTGCCCTCGATGTGCTGCCCGGCCGCTACCGCCTGTTTGCGGGGCTGGATGGCGAGCCGCTGATCGAGCTTGGCCCGCTGACGGTGCGCTGA
- the msrA gene encoding peptide-methionine (S)-S-oxide reductase MsrA: MEQATLGGGCFWCLEAVFDQLRGVEKVVSGYAGGTVPNPTYEQVCTGRTGHAEVTQITYDPAVISFRDLLEVFFAIHDPTTPNRQGNDVGPQYRSIILYHTEEQKRIAEETIRQLEAEKRWPNPIVTEVVPLEAFYPAEAYHQRYFENNPLQPYCQFVVAPKVAKARKAFADRLKR; this comes from the coding sequence ATGGAGCAGGCGACGCTGGGCGGGGGCTGTTTTTGGTGTTTGGAGGCGGTCTTCGACCAGTTGCGGGGAGTGGAAAAGGTCGTCTCCGGCTATGCCGGCGGGACGGTGCCGAACCCCACGTATGAGCAAGTCTGCACCGGCCGCACGGGTCACGCCGAGGTGACGCAGATCACGTATGACCCGGCGGTCATCTCCTTCCGCGATCTTCTTGAGGTCTTCTTCGCGATCCACGACCCCACAACGCCCAATCGCCAAGGCAACGATGTCGGCCCGCAATACCGCTCGATCATCCTCTATCACACTGAGGAACAGAAGCGGATCGCGGAAGAGACGATCCGGCAGCTGGAGGCCGAAAAGCGGTGGCCGAACCCGATCGTGACGGAAGTCGTGCCGCTTGAGGCCTTCTATCCAGCCGAGGCCTATCACCAGCGCTACTTCGAGAACAACCCTCTCCAGCCGTACTGTCAGTTCGTCGTCGCGCCCAAAGTTGCCAAAGCGCGCAAGGCATTTGCCGATCGCCTGAAGAGGTAG
- a CDS encoding MBL fold metallo-hydrolase encodes MELIVAGSSAAVPAPGDACAAYLLRLPGLTIVIDCGPGALSHLLAEVTLGEIAAILISHFHPDHYLDLVPLRYALRYGGSGARPRLYLPPGGRDFLASLGVALRGAPDFFAAVFDLAEYDPAAALTLGPLSVRFFRTRHDVPTYAMRIEGSAVVVYSADTAFDPALGDFAAGADLFLCEATLPAEHGPVQKGNHLLAAEAGTLGRAAGADRLVLTHFWPGFDRTLFAREAAETFGAVPELAAPGRRFSVRPS; translated from the coding sequence GTGGAGCTGATCGTCGCCGGCTCGAGCGCTGCCGTCCCGGCGCCGGGGGATGCCTGCGCGGCCTATCTCCTGCGCCTTCCCGGCCTCACCATCGTGATCGACTGTGGACCGGGAGCGCTCAGCCATCTTCTCGCCGAAGTCACCCTCGGCGAGATCGCCGCCATTCTCATCTCCCATTTCCACCCCGACCATTACTTGGACCTCGTCCCGCTTCGGTATGCGCTCCGCTATGGCGGGAGCGGGGCGCGTCCGCGCCTCTATCTGCCGCCAGGCGGACGCGACTTTCTCGCCTCGCTCGGGGTTGCGCTCCGGGGCGCGCCGGACTTCTTTGCCGCCGTCTTCGACCTCGCCGAGTATGACCCCGCGGCCGCACTCACGCTCGGGCCGCTGAGCGTGCGCTTCTTCCGCACCCGGCACGACGTGCCGACCTACGCGATGCGCATCGAAGGGAGCGCAGTCGTTGTCTACTCCGCCGATACGGCCTTCGACCCCGCCCTCGGCGACTTTGCGGCCGGAGCGGACCTTTTTCTCTGCGAAGCCACGCTGCCGGCGGAGCACGGCCCAGTGCAGAAAGGAAACCATCTTCTCGCGGCAGAAGCGGGGACACTCGGCCGTGCCGCGGGCGCGGACCGCCTCGTGCTGACCCATTTCTGGCCGGGCTTCGACCGGACCCTCTTCGCGCGAGAAGCCGCCGAAACTTTCGGAGCAGTCCCCGAGCTCGCAGCGCCGGGCCGGCGCTTTTCCGTCAGGCCGAGCTGA